CAgcaacactgacctgagaatctgcagtttacagtgtgaactcttcagtccagcagagagcagctccattcctgaatcctgcaggtcattattactaagatccagctctttcagggaggagttttccagctttaaaactgatcccagagaTTCACATATCTTTCCTCCAAGATTACATAAAGCTactctgaaaaacaaaaataaaaacaaacatttcctTAAGAGTTATAAAGGGAAGCTATTGGCAAAATCTTGGCAATAAACCAGTTTTAAGAGTCCTTAACTGAAGTAATCAATAAAATTGATTTATTGGCAGGATCTAATATCATTGGAACAGATAATTGTAATCTGGCTATTCAGACATTGTTGCAATCCCAGCAATGTATCAGATTTCATTATTACATACTGAAGTGGTCCAAATCAGAACTGAATTACCTGCTGCGTGAATGTAACCTAAGTGTCAATTGTAGTTTTGCTAAGATTAGATAGAGACACTGAAAAACTGACACAAgcagaacaaaaagaaaacaggaaaTATGAATATAACTACGATCACTGTGGAAAAACACAGACATTAACCCATGAATACAGACTCCTGGCTTCATCACACCTGCACCCACCCAATGCATTTCTTTTAGTTAGGCCTCCAATTACACTTTAGTCTGTTTAAAATGAACTGACAgcaacactgacctgagaatctgcagtttacagtgtgaactattcagtccagcagagagcagctccattcctgaatcctgcaggtcattattactgagatccagctctttcagggaggagttttccagctttaaaactgatcccagagattcacatgtctttactccaagattacatgaagctagtctgaaaaacaaaaataaacacaaacatttacCTAAGAGTTATACAGGGAAACTATTTTGATACAGTGAAAATAAGAAAACCAATTCTTTAATATGTCCTGATCTAAAGGAATATTTGAAAGGACAAAGgttagaaaacagaattaaactgtaaaatatagcGTCTGTCTAAAGTACCCACAATTCTTTATACTGAGATTGTAATTATGCAGAAATAAGCAATACAGTTTTCCTCTGGATTAACTTAAAATGTTGTTTTCATCCGTGCCTGAATTACATATGTTCTGGCTTACAGATAAGCTTATTACCAAGAATTCACTCGAGCATGTTGTAAAAAGGGAACGTCATTCAACTGTAGAGTCTTCATTAGTTTGTTTTCATTTGTTGTTCTACTGTGGTAGCAAGGGAACTTCAGAAAAGTATTCCAATAAATTCATTGTGCCGCGTCTTTTAGAAGCAACCATCTTTgaacacattttacagtgtgaactttttttggtctgCGTCCATCAGCATAAAACCAAACTAAATCACACAAGCTCCTGTTTTTTCCCAATCACTGTGTTgttgtttgtgcatgtgtggCAAACGTGGGAGGAGGATCACTCCGAACTACAGAAGCCCAGAAGGGAGCATAGGTAGCAGACATAAAACGAAcagatttttataaaaacactgtCCTTAActgaatgaatcaataaaactGTTTTATTGCCAATATCTAATATTAATGGAACAGATAATTGTAATCTGGCTATTCAGATAGTGTTGCAATCCCACCAAAGTGTCAGATTTTAATACCACATAGTGAAGTGGTCCAAATCAGAACTGaattacctgctgtgtgaatgtagcctaagtgTCACTTGTAGTTTTGTTAACATTAGATAGagacacagaaaaacacaagCATAACAAAAAGAAGACAGGAAATATAACTACAATCACTGTGAAAAAACACTGATATTAACCCATGAATACAGACTCCTGGCTTCATCACACCTGCATCCACCCTATGCATTTCTTTTAGTTAAGCCCAACCTCCAATTACCCCTTAGTCTGTTTAAAATGAACTGACAgcaacactgacctgagaatctgcagtttacagtgtgaactcttcagtccagcagagagcagctccattCCTGAATCCTGTAGGTCATtattactgaggtccagctcttttagggaggagttttccagctttaaaactgatcccagagattcacatgtctttactccaagattacatgaagctagactaaaaacagtaataaacaaaaacattaacaatTATACAAGGAAACTATTTTGATCCATTAAAACCTATTCTTTACTATGtccttatataaaataatatttcaaatGTCAATTAAAGATTCTAACGTAAATTAATgattaagaaaactaacttacgcaacaaaaaaaagaaaaagaaacacaaatcACTAACCTACCTCCCTAACtaaacaaaccaagagaaaacatagaaaaataaacTCTTCCTCCCCACTGAGAGAACTTATAAGAATGTCTTTTTTCCACTGCAAGAACAGAACAAACAATGTTTTCTCCAAAGGTTTTTACCATCAGCTTAGTTCTAACAATTCCACAGGCTGCAAACTTTGTATTGACCACACTTTATTCACCATCGTCTATCCAAAAACAAGGCTGTGGGCTATGCAAGTAGCATTAGACTGCTGGTATCAGTCTAAACACTGCTTCGTTCCCAAGTTCACGTcttcaaaaaagaaagaaatcttataAAAGTCAAGCTctttatttgatatttgatattacaGATTAACGTAGATAGTTCAGGAACACATAGGAAATATACTAATACACAACAATGTGAATAATGCGAATCAACCAGTGATTCACAGCAACCTAATTCTAAACATCAGCAGTTctttaaaaactgtgtgaaggtCTGAATGAAAATACTCACATAGCTCCTCTGGATATTTtgactactggcagcagcctcagaaaacactccTCTGATGGCTCATATTTGCTgaggtcaaactcatccagctcttcttctgagtttaCCAACACAAATGCCaaagctgaccactgagcaggagagagtctGTCCTGATGAAGACGACGGtcaccacctccactcaggtatttctgcacttcctgcactagTGAGTGATAATTCAGTTCATTCAAACAATGGAAAAGATTGATGGATTTTTCTGGAGAagagttctcctcaatcttcttcttgatgtatttgactgtttccTCACGGTtgtgagagatcctctctgtcAGGGTCAGTATGCTTCGTAAGAGAGCCTGATttgactccagtgagagacccagaaggaagcgaAGGAACAGGTCAaggtgtccgttctcactctgtaaggctctgtccACAGCTTTGTTAAGGAAGTCAGACATGGTTGACCTGCTGAAGAGTTTAGATATCTCAGTGGACTGGTGTTTATTGTTTTGCTGTTCAGTGTTTGGCTGTTCATCACTTTGCTGTTTCAGAGCCTTTTTGTTCAGCAAGTTAATCTTTGCTGATCTGCTGTAAAGCTGGGAGAGATCACTGGTTTGCTGTTCAGTGTTTTGGTGATACAGAACTTTTCGGTCAATGGAgcagagaaatgcatataaagcagcgaggaactcctgaacactcagatgtacaaaactgaagaccttccccaggtgcagctcatgttcctccctgaagatctgggtgcacactcctgagtacactgatactTCTCTAATAttgatgccactctctcttaaatcttcctcatagaagatcaggtttcctttctccagctgctggaatgccagtttccccagagccagaatACTTTCTCTAGTTTGCTGAGGATCagggtcacttttcccactgtacttctggctcttgtgtttgatctgaaagatcaggaagtgtgtgaacatctgcgtcagggttttgggaatttctccactctcagcttcactcagcattctctctagaacagtggctgtaatccagcagaagactggtatgtggcacatgatgtgaagacttcttgaagacctgatgtgtgtaaAGACTTTGTTGGCCAGATCATGATTCCTGAtcctcttcctgaagtactcctgcttctgagggtcactgaaaccccgcacttctgttacctggtcaACACACTCAGGAGGAATCTGACTGACTgccgctggtcgagaggtgatccagaggagagcaaagggaagcagattccccttgatgaggttcgtcagcagaacatccactgaggttggTTCTTCTATAtccaccaagttctcattgttctggaaattcagaggcagtcgacactcGTCCAGACCATCCaagatgaacatgatcttgtagctcttataatgtcttttttttaaatcttgtgtttctgggaagaatctctgaagaagattcaccagactgagcttcttctccttcatcagattcagttctctaaaaggaagtggaaatatgaagagaacatcctgatttacttttccttcagcccagtccagaatgaacttctgcactgagactgtttttccaattccagcaactcctttagtcagtacaatTCTGATGGGCCGGTTCTGTTCTGGTAAGGTTTTGAAGATGTCGTTGCAATTGATTGGTCTTTCCTGTGTTtgccttttcctggatgcagcttcaatctgttttacctcatgttcctgattcaCATTTCCTCCATCtacctctgtgatgtagagctctgtgtaaaTCTCATTTAGAAGTACTGAGTTTCCATGGCCTgaaattccttcattaattctctgatatttatccctcagcttggatttgagctttcgttgGCATGCTGGGGCTAATTCTGATAAAGACAATAAGGAAATGTTATTAGCTGTGATCATCATGAAAGATCCCTGCGTATAATAACTCTGATATCCTCCTAAGACCCGAACTCTTTACTACTTGGGCTAGTTAGCACCTGAttagaacaaaaaacaaagaattgtcatttttacatgatgtagtttctgagaacaATTATGTCCACATttgaggacttttattttatatttctatagAACACAATGAAACAACAAGTATGCCCATTTGAGCAATATGGATCATTTAAACTGCTTCAACACAAggacataaagtaaaaaaaaaattctgaacaaAAACTGTCacatgttaaactcttctgccaccactagtgacagtgacagtataatggcctcataagaggacaccaggcccttgtagtgCAAAATATAGcattgtggtctagacaacccaaaatgtcatgtccacacatgtggacgccaggccTAGGAGGATATAGTAGATAATTGTTTATGAatacatttgatgctgtgacaAAATCCAGTTAACTATTGTATATAATTCCAATTTAAAAAGCAGAACTTCTCTAAAGACATTAATTAGCACTGTAAGGTGGTACCCAGGgtcatgacccagaactcttactgctctctagtgtgttagcgaggtctgtctgcttcatgttcctcaggatgtgcagtgtgatgttcagcaccCCCTCTTTCTGACcatcctccacctctctctcagagcatgctgggtaatctggactcaggagcttctggaatgtgttcagctcgttcttcaccagagagataaacttctgctgcagctcctgattaagaacaaacatcagatAATTGCTAAAGCTGtaacaatacagagagagagatgatgacactgatctgaggaggAAAGGAGTTATGGAAGCTctagtgtgtaaaaaaaaaataaacatcaagTTACTGAACAGCATCTTATAGCATTATATTAACATTGTTACAGTTATAATACTCCAGAAACTGAAGGTGAATAAATTAGAATTagtataacatttttaaaattaaataaaactgaaatgtaaaaaaaaacaggagatccCCATCACATATATAGTTTAGGACTCAccttaaatatgttgtccaggtTTTCCCTGTAATTGTTCATTTTCTTCCTACTGTGGAAGAAtagaaaatccacactgtaatccacatgaATAACTCTGCTGTTCTAAAAAgcttttgtttcaataaaatatgttatgattattaataaaataaagaatatcatAAAATCAGATAAAACTTAAATACAAACTTTTAATTAAACCAACAATTTTCTTAATGTCTCTTAAGATTTAGAAAACATAGCTCAACTGTctgataattaaaataaatattttttgtaattaggCCATCCTTTATCTGAAGTTTTGTGGCAGGTGTAAAAACCTATTGATTTGAACCACTTTGTCAGTGCCTAATTTGTTCTACAATCAAGAATAATTACattcagctctggaataaaataagagcgcacttaaaatgatgagtttctttgattttaaggggaagatggatgatcacagacaTCCAAcctgaatgaaaaaaataataatttgcacCAGTGgtggcatacatttatccaaaagcagtgtgtaagactggtgcaggagaacattatgccaagatgcattaaaaagtGTGACCtatttatatacctataaatagcaaaatcagagaaactgatttagaaactgaagtgatctcttatttttttccagagcagtataatTAAATGACAAACAGTATCGatcagcaacaatgtgaatgtaattagaaAGGAAACCGCTAGAAAGTTTTCCAGCATGACTTAATTAAATTATGTTCTAAAGTGTGTTCTCATTTATTCTGaatatatttctgttttatgtaATGTACTAGAACCTATTCTTCCCAATCCTGGATGTATTTACTCACCCCAGCAACTGAGATGTTAAATATATGCACAacaaaagacttttattttattccctGCCATTAAACAAGCAAAAAAGGTCATGTTTTAATGAACTGTAACACAGTTCTATAGGCTATAAAACAATCAAAATTGTTTCTTGTCTACCAGACACATAAAGTACTTTGTGGTTTTAGTCACCAGATAGAGCTAATGTGCTATGTATCATAAAGCTTTGTGTGGAGAATCTTTTTTTACACAGTATGGAGAAACGAATCAGTGCTTATATTAGATTCAATTTgccatcaataatattttagaaaCCTTAGCAGAGCAATTTCAGCACTAAGAGGAAATATCAAGGGTGGAAGAAATTATCAAAGTTGATCATTTATTGAATAATAAACGATAACTTAATTATCACAACAGGCCAACACACATTACCCAGTACGTTAATAAGTATGTTAATAAGTCGTTAAGGAGTGGTGAGAAAACTTCCTAGTCTAGAAAATCACTGTTCAAttcagcgtttttgagtggtatggcgttTCCGTGTGGACggggatattaaaaaaaaaatgctgattgtgtggacaaaaacaacaataatcaagcatttaaatggccttttaaaaggtaaataagaccGTTTTTTTTCTGGGGTTAAAAGTATGATTctggctgtaactggaaatatctgcaccaaCCTGTGCAGAACTGAGGTGCACTGCTTTGGACAGACTGTCTGCAGTGTTTACGCCCATTCCCCCTCCCCCTCTCCCTTTTCAGCAGCAGACAGCTCACTCAAAACACTGTTGCAACATGTTTTTATTGTCTtaggtgacatcacacgtccCACCATGTGACTATCGCGTGTGCGCACATcgtgatgatgatgcttaaaccatatatcatgcagccctccTAAGTTttactcactgtgggtcagaggtcatatcttcactgctgagaCCATGAGGTTCCCCCATGGACCGGTCagtcttcatagaaacacagctgggctctggagaagctcctctctgggtttcagttctgttaacattaaacacagtgaaactccagcatttacacagtgaaactccaacacacagcacatctttaataaagatcaggaactgaagagcttcactctcagaacagaacagtagtttagtgcagtgatgtaccgagacccagagcttcctcctccactcctGAAGTTTATAGGGTCCCCCATGGacccgtcactcttcatagacactccactgggggctggagatgctgctctcttctccctgtaaacagatcttcatgatgatccatggtGAGAGAAAAGTATGGAGTAATGacttcctttactaaaacttattcacaggttccagactaagTTCTTTATAACTGTCCCAAAAGCTTCCcaaagctttctgtcagctgccccaaactgaaaaacacttgcccaataaatatacatatttatactcCAACAATACTGTTGCATATATTGGTGTGTTTGT
This genomic interval from Astyanax mexicanus isolate ESR-SI-001 chromosome 1, AstMex3_surface, whole genome shotgun sequence contains the following:
- the LOC111189958 gene encoding NACHT, LRR and PYD domains-containing protein 12-like isoform X4, which codes for MMDLQNSSSEGEPPVLKEKRAASPAPSGVSMKSDGSMGDPINFRSGGGSSGSRTETQRGASPEPSCVSMKTDRSMGEPHGLSSEDMTSDPHRKKMNNYRENLDNIFKELQQKFISLVKNELNTFQKLLSPDYPACSEREVEDGQKEGVLNITLHILRNMKQTDLANTLESKLAPACQRKLKSKLRDKYQRINEGISGHGNSVLLNEIYTELYITEVDGGNVNQEHEVKQIEAASRKRQTQERPINCNDIFKTLPEQNRPIRIVLTKGVAGIGKTVSVQKFILDWAEGKVNQDVLFIFPLPFRELNLMKEKKLSLVNLLQRFFPETQDLKKRHYKSYKIMFILDGLDECRLPLNFQNNENLVDIEEPTSVDVLLTNLIKGNLLPFALLWITSRPAAVSQIPPECVDQVTEVRGFSDPQKQEYFRKRIRNHDLANKVFTHIRSSRSLHIMCHIPVFCWITATVLERMLSEAESGEIPKTLTQMFTHFLIFQIKHKSQKYSGKSDPDPQQTRESILALGKLAFQQLEKGNLIFYEEDLRESGINIREVSVYSGVCTQIFREEHELHLGKVFSFVHLSVQEFLAALYAFLCSIDRKVLYHQNTEQQTSDLSQLYSRSAKINLLNKKALKQQSDEQPNTEQQNNKHQSTEISKLFSRSTMSDFLNKAVDRALQSENGHLDLFLRFLLGLSLESNQALLRSILTLTERISHNREETVKYIKKKIEENSSPEKSINLFHCLNELNYHSLVQEVQKYLSGGGDRRLHQDRLSPAQWSALAFVLVNSEEELDEFDLSKYEPSEECFLRLLPVVKISRGAILASCNLGVKTCESLGSVLKLENSSLKELDLSNNDLQDSGMELLSAGLKSSHCKLQILSSSGCMITENGCHSLASALSSNPSYMKALDLTYNNPGESGINVLKDPHCKLETLRAEYGGKIRIKPGFKKYGCDFALDPNTAHPRLSLSEQNRTVEWREDQQWYPDHPERFNWCWQVLSKERVTGRCYWEAEWNGKAAVSLSNKTISRKGDGPDCWFGRNINSWSLSCSDKRYSVSHNNKRTVLSTPPSGCRRVGVYVDCPAGILSFYRVSSDTPSHTLTHLHTFYTTFTQPLYAGIWVGYGSSMTLCKIE
- the LOC111189958 gene encoding NACHT, LRR and PYD domains-containing protein 12-like isoform X2, whose translation is MMDLQNSSSEGEPPVLKEKRAASPAPSGVSMKSDGSMGDPINFRSGGGSSGSRTETQRGASPEPSCVSMKTDRSMGEPHGLSSEDMTSDPHRKKMNNYRENLDNIFKELQQKFISLVKNELNTFQKLLSPDYPACSEREVEDGQKEGVLNITLHILRNMKQTDLANTLESKLAPACQRKLKSKLRDKYQRINEGISGHGNSVLLNEIYTELYITEVDGGNVNQEHEVKQIEAASRKRQTQERPINCNDIFKTLPEQNRPIRIVLTKGVAGIGKTVSVQKFILDWAEGKVNQDVLFIFPLPFRELNLMKEKKLSLVNLLQRFFPETQDLKKRHYKSYKIMFILDGLDECRLPLNFQNNENLVDIEEPTSVDVLLTNLIKGNLLPFALLWITSRPAAVSQIPPECVDQVTEVRGFSDPQKQEYFRKRIRNHDLANKVFTHIRSSRSLHIMCHIPVFCWITATVLERMLSEAESGEIPKTLTQMFTHFLIFQIKHKSQKYSGKSDPDPQQTRESILALGKLAFQQLEKGNLIFYEEDLRESGINIREVSVYSGVCTQIFREEHELHLGKVFSFVHLSVQEFLAALYAFLCSIDRKVLYHQNTEQQTSDLSQLYSRSAKINLLNKKALKQQSDEQPNTEQQNNKHQSTEISKLFSRSTMSDFLNKAVDRALQSENGHLDLFLRFLLGLSLESNQALLRSILTLTERISHNREETVKYIKKKIEENSSPEKSINLFHCLNELNYHSLVQEVQKYLSGGGDRRLHQDRLSPAQWSALAFVLVNSEEELDEFDLSKYEPSEECFLRLLPVVKISRGAILASCNLGVKTCESLGSVLKLENSSLKELDLSNNDLQDSGMELLSAGLKSSHCKLQILRLASCNLGVKTCESLGSVLKLENSSLKELDLSNNDLQDSGMELLSAGLNSSHCKLQILSSSGCMITENGCHSLASALSSNPSYMKALDLTYNNPGESGINVLKDPHCKLETLRAEYGGKIRIKPGFKKYGCDFALDPNTAHPRLSLSEQNRTVEWREDQQWYPDHPERFNWCWQVLSKERVTGRCYWEAEWNGKAAVSLSNKTISRKGDGPDCWFGRNINSWSLSCSDKRYSVSHNNKRTVLSTPPSGCRRVGVYVDCPAGILSFYRVSSDTPSHTLTHLHTFYTTFTQPLYAGIWVGYGSSMTLCKIE
- the LOC111189958 gene encoding NLR family CARD domain-containing protein 3-like isoform X1 — translated: MMDLQNSSSEGEPPVLKEKRAASPAPSGVSMKSDGSMGDPINFRSGGGSSGSRTETQRGASPEPSCVSMKTDRSMGEPHGLSSEDMTSDPHRKKMNNYRENLDNIFKELQQKFISLVKNELNTFQKLLSPDYPACSEREVEDGQKEGVLNITLHILRNMKQTDLANTLESKLAPACQRKLKSKLRDKYQRINEGISGHGNSVLLNEIYTELYITEVDGGNVNQEHEVKQIEAASRKRQTQERPINCNDIFKTLPEQNRPIRIVLTKGVAGIGKTVSVQKFILDWAEGKVNQDVLFIFPLPFRELNLMKEKKLSLVNLLQRFFPETQDLKKRHYKSYKIMFILDGLDECRLPLNFQNNENLVDIEEPTSVDVLLTNLIKGNLLPFALLWITSRPAAVSQIPPECVDQVTEVRGFSDPQKQEYFRKRIRNHDLANKVFTHIRSSRSLHIMCHIPVFCWITATVLERMLSEAESGEIPKTLTQMFTHFLIFQIKHKSQKYSGKSDPDPQQTRESILALGKLAFQQLEKGNLIFYEEDLRESGINIREVSVYSGVCTQIFREEHELHLGKVFSFVHLSVQEFLAALYAFLCSIDRKVLYHQNTEQQTSDLSQLYSRSAKINLLNKKALKQQSDEQPNTEQQNNKHQSTEISKLFSRSTMSDFLNKAVDRALQSENGHLDLFLRFLLGLSLESNQALLRSILTLTERISHNREETVKYIKKKIEENSSPEKSINLFHCLNELNYHSLVQEVQKYLSGGGDRRLHQDRLSPAQWSALAFVLVNSEEELDEFDLSKYEPSEECFLRLLPVVKISRGAILASCNLGVKTCESLGSVLKLENSSLKELDLSNNDLQDSGMELLSAGLKSSHCKLQILRLASCNLGVKTCESLGSVLKLENSSLKELDLSNNDLQDSGMELLSAGLNSSHCKLQILRVALCNLGGKICESLGSVLKLENSSLKELDLSNNDLQDSGMELLSAGLKSSHCKLQILSSSGCMITENGCHSLASALSSNPSYMKALDLTYNNPGESGINVLKDPHCKLETLRAEYGGKIRIKPGFKKYGCDFALDPNTAHPRLSLSEQNRTVEWREDQQWYPDHPERFNWCWQVLSKERVTGRCYWEAEWNGKAAVSLSNKTISRKGDGPDCWFGRNINSWSLSCSDKRYSVSHNNKRTVLSTPPSGCRRVGVYVDCPAGILSFYRVSSDTPSHTLTHLHTFYTTFTQPLYAGIWVGYGSSMTLCKIE
- the LOC111189958 gene encoding NACHT, LRR and PYD domains-containing protein 12-like isoform X3; this encodes MMDLQNSSSEGEPPVLKEKRAASPAPSGVSMKSDGSMGDPINFRSGGGSSGSRTETQRGASPEPSCVSMKTDRSMGEPHGLSSEDMTSDPHRKKMNNYRENLDNIFKELQQKFISLVKNELNTFQKLLSPDYPACSEREVEDGQKEGVLNITLHILRNMKQTDLANTLESKLAPACQRKLKSKLRDKYQRINEGISGHGNSVLLNEIYTELYITEVDGGNVNQEHEVKQIEAASRKRQTQERPINCNDIFKTLPEQNRPIRIVLTKGVAGIGKTVSVQKFILDWAEGKVNQDVLFIFPLPFRELNLMKEKKLSLVNLLQRFFPETQDLKKRHYKSYKIMFILDGLDECRLPLNFQNNENLVDIEEPTSVDVLLTNLIKGNLLPFALLWITSRPAAVSQIPPECVDQVTEVRGFSDPQKQEYFRKRIRNHDLANKVFTHIRSSRSLHIMCHIPVFCWITATVLERMLSEAESGEIPKTLTQMFTHFLIFQIKHKSQKYSGKSDPDPQQTRESILALGKLAFQQLEKGNLIFYEEDLRESGINIREVSVYSGVCTQIFREEHELHLGKVFSFVHLSVQEFLAALYAFLCSIDRKVLYHQNTEQQTSDLSQLYSRSAKINLLNKKALKQQSDEQPNTEQQNNKHQSTEISKLFSRSTMSDFLNKAVDRALQSENGHLDLFLRFLLGLSLESNQALLRSILTLTERISHNREETVKYIKKKIEENSSPEKSINLFHCLNELNYHSLVQEVQKYLSGGGDRRLHQDRLSPAQWSALAFVLVNSEEELDEFDLSKYEPSEECFLRLLPVVKISRGAILASCNLGVKTCESLGSVLKLENSSLKELDLSNNDLQDSGMELLSAGLKSSHCKLQILRVALCNLGGKICESLGSVLKLENSSLKELDLSNNDLQDSGMELLSAGLKSSHCKLQILSSSGCMITENGCHSLASALSSNPSYMKALDLTYNNPGESGINVLKDPHCKLETLRAEYGGKIRIKPGFKKYGCDFALDPNTAHPRLSLSEQNRTVEWREDQQWYPDHPERFNWCWQVLSKERVTGRCYWEAEWNGKAAVSLSNKTISRKGDGPDCWFGRNINSWSLSCSDKRYSVSHNNKRTVLSTPPSGCRRVGVYVDCPAGILSFYRVSSDTPSHTLTHLHTFYTTFTQPLYAGIWVGYGSSMTLCKIE